The following proteins are co-located in the Gloeocapsa sp. PCC 7428 genome:
- a CDS encoding translation initiation factor, whose product MAAANRKSSDSPYVYREFGGDNSPALERGTQELPPAQQNLRVQASRKGRKGKTVTVITGFQTKPENLTALVKQLKTQCGTGGTVKDNEIEIQGDHKQKIVEILTQLGYKAKISGG is encoded by the coding sequence ATGGCTGCTGCGAATCGTAAATCTTCGGATAGTCCCTATGTTTACCGCGAGTTTGGCGGCGACAATTCCCCTGCACTCGAACGCGGAACCCAGGAATTACCACCTGCGCAACAAAATCTCCGCGTCCAAGCTTCGCGTAAAGGACGCAAGGGTAAAACAGTAACGGTAATTACTGGTTTTCAAACAAAACCCGAAAATTTAACTGCACTGGTAAAGCAGTTAAAAACGCAATGCGGTACTGGCGGAACTGTCAAAGATAACGAAATTGAAATTCAAGGCGATCACAAGCAAAAAATCGTGGAAATCCTTACTCAACTAGGCTATAAAGCAAAAATCAGTGGTGGCTAA